In a single window of the Acetivibrio clariflavus DSM 19732 genome:
- a CDS encoding Rqc2 family fibronectin-binding protein, with the protein MPFDGVVAKNVAMELYDILVGGRIDKIYQPEQDEILIHIRAKGQNYKLLLSANASYPRIHLTSLSKENPMNPPVFCMLLRKHLQGGRIVNIEFYDFERIISVHVEALNEMGDTTYKKLLIEIMGKHSNIILLNDNDIIIDSIKHIDSDISRVREVMPARLYTFPPGQDKENPEKINLDEFMKKTKSQSGIRISKYLLNSIKGFSPLLCDEVCYRAQVDAKTPIDKLTDEELEKIKNSLSEIILKISSSNFTPCIAWSDQTKRKPLDFHSLEITQYPILEYNSSICHILDLFYTSKDNAERLVQKKSALNKILNNYLDRCNKKIAIHQDTLRQVADRDKFKLYGELITANIYCIPKNAKKVSLLNYYSENNEYIDIPLDENLLPQDNAQMYFKKFAKAKNAFNYASAQLEDAYKELEYIESVIQNLDSATSTQEIEEIRQELVNVGYLSESRSSKNKKNVRPLEPYRYKSSDGYDILVGRNNVQNDILTLKTASSNDLWLHTKNIPGSHVIVKKQAGDIPDTTLIEAALIAAYHSKGKMSSHVEVDYTQVKNVKKPKGAKPGMVTYVNYKTIVVTPDENKIRNLEYKYKKVDKE; encoded by the coding sequence TTGCCTTTTGACGGAGTTGTAGCAAAAAATGTGGCAATGGAATTGTATGATATCCTTGTAGGCGGACGAATAGATAAAATATATCAGCCGGAGCAGGACGAAATCCTAATTCACATTAGAGCTAAAGGTCAAAACTATAAACTGTTGCTTTCAGCTAACGCCAGTTATCCTAGAATTCATTTGACCAGTTTGTCCAAGGAGAATCCGATGAATCCTCCCGTTTTCTGCATGCTTTTAAGAAAGCATTTGCAGGGAGGCAGAATAGTCAATATTGAATTCTATGATTTTGAAAGAATTATTTCTGTTCATGTTGAAGCACTAAACGAAATGGGAGATACTACATATAAAAAACTGCTTATTGAGATAATGGGAAAACACAGTAATATAATACTCCTTAATGACAATGATATAATTATAGATTCAATTAAGCATATTGACAGTGATATAAGCAGAGTCAGGGAAGTTATGCCTGCAAGGCTGTATACATTTCCCCCGGGGCAGGATAAAGAAAACCCTGAAAAAATAAATCTCGATGAATTCATGAAAAAAACAAAAAGTCAAAGCGGTATTCGTATATCCAAATATCTTTTAAACAGCATAAAGGGTTTCAGTCCCCTTCTTTGCGATGAGGTATGCTACAGAGCCCAGGTTGACGCAAAAACTCCCATCGACAAACTTACCGATGAAGAACTGGAAAAAATAAAAAATTCATTATCCGAAATTATACTCAAAATATCTTCTTCCAACTTCACTCCATGTATTGCCTGGAGTGACCAAACAAAGAGAAAACCTTTGGATTTTCACTCGTTGGAAATTACTCAATACCCAATTCTTGAGTATAATTCTTCCATATGCCATATCCTTGATTTGTTTTATACCTCGAAGGATAATGCTGAAAGGCTTGTACAGAAGAAAAGCGCGCTTAATAAAATATTGAACAACTATCTGGACCGATGCAACAAAAAAATCGCCATTCATCAGGATACTTTAAGACAAGTGGCTGACCGCGATAAATTTAAACTGTATGGAGAACTTATCACTGCAAACATATATTGCATACCAAAAAATGCAAAAAAAGTTTCTCTGCTTAATTATTACAGTGAGAACAATGAATACATTGATATTCCCCTCGACGAAAATCTTCTTCCTCAGGACAATGCCCAGATGTATTTTAAAAAGTTTGCAAAAGCAAAGAATGCTTTTAATTATGCAAGTGCTCAATTGGAAGATGCTTATAAAGAACTTGAATATATTGAAAGCGTAATTCAAAATCTGGACAGTGCAACTTCTACCCAAGAGATAGAAGAAATTAGGCAGGAACTGGTTAACGTCGGATACTTAAGTGAAAGCAGAAGTTCTAAAAACAAAAAAAACGTCAGACCTTTGGAGCCTTACAGGTATAAATCCTCTGACGGATATGACATTCTGGTGGGAAGAAATAATGTTCAAAATGACATTTTAACTTTAAAGACAGCCTCTTCAAATGATCTTTGGCTTCATACAAAAAACATACCGGGGTCCCATGTCATTGTAAAAAAACAGGCAGGAGATATTCCGGATACTACCCTCATTGAGGCTGCATTAATTGCTGCTTACCATAGCAAAGGTAAGATGTCCTCCCATGTTGAAGTGGATTATACCCAAGTAAAAAACGTAAAAAAGCCAAAGGGTGCAAAACCGGGAATGGTTACCTACGTTAATTACAAAACTATAGTCGTGACCCCCGATGAAAATAAAATCAGAAATTTGGAATATAAATATAAAAAAGTAGATAAGGAGTGA
- a CDS encoding pyridoxal phosphate-dependent aminotransferase — MLSQEIVNNLSHSSWIRAMFEEGEKLRKIHGKDNVFDFTLGNPDPEPPKEVKDALKNIVLDAQPGMHGYMSNAGYQDVRQKIADRISSDTGLSFSTDHILMTCGAAGGLNVVLRSILNPGEEVLILAPFFAEYIFYVSNHGGKTVIIPPSKDSFDPDLDALKNSITEKTKAIIINSPNNPSGHIYSEETLNKIFDILKSKEKQFNSTIFVLSDEPYVKLVYDDTDVPSILKLYDNSFVINSFSKSLSLPGERIGYIAVNPKMQDVDLVISCLAFCNRTLGFVNAPALFQKVIGAALDSSVDVNIYKERRDTLYNKLVSLGFSCIKPKGAFYLFPKSPIEDDVAFIKSAVKYNLLLVPGKGFGTPGYFRISYCVSLDTIKNSFPAFEALAKEYNLG, encoded by the coding sequence ATGTTATCGCAAGAAATAGTAAACAATCTTTCCCATTCTTCATGGATAAGAGCCATGTTTGAAGAGGGTGAAAAATTAAGAAAAATTCACGGCAAGGATAATGTTTTTGACTTTACTTTAGGTAACCCTGACCCCGAACCCCCAAAGGAAGTTAAAGACGCCTTAAAAAATATAGTCCTTGATGCTCAGCCGGGAATGCATGGTTACATGAGCAACGCCGGATATCAAGACGTGAGACAAAAAATAGCCGACAGAATCAGCAGTGATACAGGACTTTCATTTTCCACTGACCATATTCTGATGACCTGTGGAGCTGCCGGAGGACTCAATGTTGTACTCAGATCCATTCTGAATCCCGGTGAAGAAGTACTGATATTGGCTCCTTTTTTTGCCGAATATATTTTTTATGTAAGTAACCATGGAGGTAAAACAGTTATCATACCACCGTCAAAGGATTCTTTTGATCCCGATCTTGACGCACTTAAAAACAGCATTACAGAAAAAACTAAAGCTATAATTATAAACTCACCTAACAATCCTTCCGGCCATATATACAGCGAAGAAACTTTAAATAAAATTTTTGATATATTAAAATCAAAAGAAAAACAGTTCAATTCCACCATATTCGTTCTGTCCGATGAACCCTATGTAAAATTGGTTTACGATGATACCGATGTACCAAGTATTTTAAAACTATATGATAACTCCTTCGTTATAAACTCTTTCAGCAAATCCTTGTCCCTTCCGGGAGAAAGAATAGGATACATTGCGGTAAATCCTAAAATGCAGGATGTAGATCTCGTCATCTCATGTCTTGCTTTCTGCAACCGTACCTTAGGTTTTGTCAATGCACCGGCTCTCTTCCAAAAAGTAATCGGTGCAGCCCTCGATTCCTCTGTTGATGTTAACATATACAAGGAAAGACGGGATACTTTATATAACAAACTTGTAAGTTTAGGCTTTTCATGTATAAAACCCAAAGGTGCCTTTTACTTGTTCCCGAAATCCCCAATTGAGGACGACGTAGCTTTTATTAAAAGTGCTGTAAAATATAATCTTCTGTTGGTTCCCGGTAAAGGATTTGGTACCCCCGGTTATTTTAGAATTTCTTACTGCGTAAGTCTGGATACTATAAAGAATTCTTTCCCTGCTTTTGAAGCTTTGGCTAAAGAATATAACCTCGGCTAA
- a CDS encoding thiamine diphosphokinase: MTALIVCSGSIKDYSHYEKYFKWAKAVICVDGGAKYLRKFGIVPDVLIGDLDSISDEDLDYLVSMNVKIMKYPIQKDMTDTEIAVDYAVDNGFKEIVIIGGIGTRLDHTLANILLVKKLLDKGVKCTLVNENNELTLINDRVEIEKEKDVKVTLLPLTDVVEGITTKGLYYELNCEDIVMGSSRGVSNEFSDDIAEVSVKKGILIVIKSKD, translated from the coding sequence ATGACAGCATTAATTGTATGTAGCGGTAGTATAAAAGACTACTCCCATTACGAGAAATATTTTAAATGGGCAAAAGCCGTAATTTGTGTTGATGGAGGAGCCAAATACCTAAGAAAATTCGGGATTGTTCCCGATGTACTGATTGGAGATCTGGATTCTATATCCGATGAAGACTTGGACTACCTTGTAAGTATGAATGTAAAAATTATGAAGTATCCAATCCAAAAAGATATGACAGATACCGAAATAGCAGTGGATTATGCTGTCGATAATGGTTTTAAAGAGATAGTTATAATTGGGGGCATTGGAACAAGACTCGACCACACATTGGCTAATATTTTGCTTGTTAAAAAACTGTTGGATAAAGGAGTAAAATGTACCCTTGTAAATGAGAATAACGAGTTAACCTTAATTAATGACAGGGTTGAAATCGAAAAGGAAAAGGATGTAAAAGTTACATTGCTGCCATTGACCGATGTAGTGGAAGGGATAACTACAAAAGGGTTGTACTATGAATTGAACTGCGAAGATATTGTTATGGGTTCAAGCAGAGGTGTAAGCAATGAATTTAGTGATGATATTGCTGAGGTTTCAGTAAAGAAGGGTATTTTAATTGTAATAAAATCAAAAGATTAG
- the rpe gene encoding ribulose-phosphate 3-epimerase: protein MIKIAPSILSADFARLGEEVVKLEKAGADLVHIDVMDGHFVPNITIGPPVVKALRKETNLPFDVHLMIEDADKYIDSFADAGADIITVHVEACRHLHQTLQKIKSHGLKAGVSLNPATPLHSIEWVLNEVDMILVMSVNPGFGGQQFIEISTSKINKLKNMLLSKGLHIDIEVDGGIDLSNIYEITKAGANVIVSGSTIFNSPDMSRTIKDLREKAFRI from the coding sequence TTGATTAAAATTGCACCCTCCATATTATCTGCAGATTTTGCAAGGTTAGGTGAGGAAGTAGTAAAATTGGAGAAAGCCGGAGCCGATTTGGTACATATTGATGTTATGGATGGACATTTTGTTCCTAACATAACAATTGGTCCTCCTGTTGTAAAGGCATTGCGAAAGGAGACAAATTTACCCTTTGATGTGCATTTAATGATAGAGGATGCTGATAAATATATTGATAGTTTTGCTGATGCCGGTGCAGATATTATTACAGTGCATGTTGAGGCATGCCGTCACTTGCATCAGACTTTGCAAAAAATAAAAAGCCATGGATTAAAAGCCGGTGTATCATTGAATCCTGCAACGCCATTACACAGTATCGAATGGGTTTTGAATGAAGTAGATATGATACTTGTTATGTCCGTTAATCCGGGTTTTGGAGGACAGCAGTTTATTGAAATCAGTACCAGCAAAATAAATAAATTAAAAAATATGTTGTTGAGCAAGGGTTTGCATATCGATATAGAAGTGGATGGAGGAATTGACTTAAGCAATATATATGAAATTACAAAGGCAGGAGCCAATGTGATTGTTTCGGGTTCTACAATATTCAATTCACCGGATATGTCCAGGACAATAAAGGATTTGAGAGAGAAAGCATTTAGAATATAG
- the rsgA gene encoding ribosome small subunit-dependent GTPase A → MIPGQIIKGIGGFYYVKTETGIYECKARGIFRKDSLTPLPGDKVSISIINEENKTGSIEEIFPRESQLIRPAVANVNQIAIVIAVKSPQPDFTLLDKLLISTEQKGIGAIICINKIDLDEKAEYTSIIQAYEKSMYKVIALSAVTGTGFDEIELALRDKTTVFAGQSGVGKSSILNKILNSYVMKTGSVSDRIERGRHTTRHAELIELKSGGFVVDTPGFSSFEISGIEADELQNFYPEFREYIGKCKFTGCVHISEPYCEVKAALEKRVIDNGRYRRYVEFYNILREKQRKKYN, encoded by the coding sequence TTGATACCGGGTCAAATTATTAAAGGTATAGGGGGATTTTATTACGTAAAAACCGAGACTGGAATATATGAGTGCAAAGCACGGGGAATATTCAGAAAAGATTCGCTGACTCCATTACCGGGTGACAAGGTATCAATATCGATTATAAACGAGGAGAATAAAACCGGAAGTATTGAAGAAATTTTTCCTCGTGAATCACAACTAATAAGGCCGGCGGTTGCAAATGTAAATCAAATTGCAATTGTGATTGCTGTAAAATCACCTCAGCCGGATTTTACCCTTTTGGACAAGCTCCTTATAAGCACAGAGCAAAAAGGTATTGGCGCTATTATATGTATTAACAAAATTGACCTGGATGAAAAGGCTGAATATACAAGTATAATCCAGGCATATGAAAAATCCATGTATAAAGTCATAGCACTTAGTGCAGTGACAGGAACGGGTTTTGATGAGATTGAACTTGCATTAAGGGACAAAACCACTGTTTTTGCTGGACAGTCGGGAGTAGGAAAATCATCAATTCTAAATAAAATATTAAATTCCTACGTAATGAAGACAGGCAGTGTCAGTGACAGAATTGAAAGAGGAAGGCATACTACAAGACATGCAGAATTAATAGAGCTAAAGTCGGGCGGATTTGTAGTAGATACTCCTGGTTTTAGCTCCTTTGAAATTTCTGGGATTGAAGCTGATGAACTTCAAAATTTTTATCCGGAGTTCAGAGAGTATATTGGAAAATGCAAGTTTACCGGATGTGTGCATATTAGTGAACCTTATTGCGAAGTTAAAGCAGCTCTTGAAAAAAGAGTCATAGATAACGGAAGATATAGGCGATATGTAGAGTTTTACAATATTCTGAGGGAAAAGCAACGAAAGAAGTATAATTAG